The Leptodactylus fuscus isolate aLepFus1 chromosome 1, aLepFus1.hap2, whole genome shotgun sequence nucleotide sequence TCTGGCAATTATGCTATTTGAGGATGCAACTTTAAGATATGCTGTGCTTGGGGACTTCATCACCTGAGACAGTGTCTAGAGAAGCCTGTAAAAATGGAGAGAAGATTTTCAATGTAAATAACTATTCAATAGGTTATAGTTTGGAAACAGTGTGCTAACCCCAGAATGCTTAAAGGAGTTATTCGGTTTCTAacgttgatggcctatccttaggataggtcaacaatatttgATCTACAGGGGTTCCGACAACTGGGACCCCCGCAGGTCACCGGTGCTGACACAAGGTGGTTTGTGGTACTGTTTATATACAATGAGCCACTGCTGGTTacttgctgtacaaactgtagtagTGAGTGTAGGTCctgcagtgcactgaattctatAGAGAAGCAGTAATGCAGTATTTAAACTAACTGATACAGTTTGTACGGTGAGTGTGTTGTGCGACTtgtggtatgtaaacaatactgtaAACTACGCTGTCTTGGTACCGATGACCTGCAGGGGTGCCAAGTGTCAGACCCACATAGATTTAATATTGATAGCTTATCCTAAGGATTAGCCATTAGTGTTAAAAaatcggataacccctttaaagtattatCATTTAGCAATATTTAGTACATTATAGTTAACAAACCTTAATTCAGTCCATTTATATTCAGTTATATTCTCTTGTGTTTTATTAGGTGTGGGGGAgcaggctcagcggtagcagcagcggacccagacagtcagaggcaGGCACACAAAAATCCGGTataaacaggttttaccctgtacgTTTATTTGGCAAAACTGGCAAAATTAAACAGgtctttacttcaggcaaaaacaacaaacaaagccACTAACTAAACACAAGTATGCTATCTATACATGAGGCTTGCTCCAGCCAcacggaaaaaaacaaaacaaaacagaggtTGTGTTCACACAGGTCTCTCACCAGTGGACAGGCTTTTAGAGACAGGACCCGGCATCTCTTCTCTCCCCCAGGACCTGCCCAGGACTGAGGCCTTGTCAGGCTTTATAGGCttgtaatgaggcccagctcccacctgtgcttgAAAGTTCCTTCCTGCTGAAGAACAAGAAATGGCTAAGCTCACAGGTGAGGTTTTTGCTACAGCCCTGTGTTATTCTCTGGGAGAGATATAGCATCCTTCCAGGACTTTAACAGTCACTGTCTCGCATAGGGTAAAATTGTATGAAAAGATACAGGTTTCACTGTATAATTCTATGAATTTTAATTTTCACAAATTCATTAAAGTCCCAGAGGGCCCCATGTGTCCCATATCACGTTACTGATATGGGacgcatgcagggttcctctgtccgcttgagaagtcggacatcttctcttgcggacagggaaggacgggcacggagtgcaaaagaacgcacccgatgcccattcaagtgaatggcaggtgtcacggacacatctagtgtccgctcctagtgtccgtgacagattttgagcggacactaggagcggacactacatgtcggacaccgacggtagtgtgaacgctccctatggGAGCAGGAATTACGGACAAGGACAATATGTGTCTTTCACAACCCACTAGGGAAATGTTATAATAATTATAACTTTATttacatagtgccaacatattccacagcactttataaatCTGAGGATTCATGAATAGACAATATTTGACAATTCAATATAACAAATATGTATAGTATGGGATCTATTCAGATGTTAATAattagaggcccagggaagttgTGGAAAAATAGAACACTCATACTCGCTTCTCCTTACCTCAGATAACTTGTGACTGTCCATCCTGTTTTGTAGTGCTTTTTCCTGGAATTTTACTAGATATGGATAGACTGAGTTATTTCTGCTGCAGTAGCGAAAGTTGCAGCAaatagtggctacaaaaggaatgtgaaatatagtcacagcaaaatctgaaacaaaaaatgctgtttttctgTAACATTAAGCTTTAACTTTAGGCTACATTCGCTCAAAAGTTGTGTAAAACTTTCATttgatgcagctttttttgttgcagattttgctgtgttttttttacgccaaagccaggagtggattgagcagaaggtagaagtatatgaacttcctttacattttccattccttttgtagctattcttggctttggctcaaaaaacacagcacaatcttcaacaaaaaagctgagtttccttAACATGGGATCTCAGCCTAAATTAGGAGTGAAAAACATTCATTTTTCACTGCTGTCTCAAACCCGGGGGGCACCTGTTTTCACAAATATCCCaaacatttcagtgtatggaaggatccatgaaaatggccaaaaataggacatgacctacacAACATgtgaatatggcagtgaaattaaTGCGGCTGTGTGATATCTGTTTTTTTAGGGGAATGATAGGTGAGTCGCAACCCATCAACGTATTAAAATTTTTGTGTTAAACTTTAATAAATTTGATAATAAAAGGGGAACAACCCCATATAGGacaaccaaaaacaaaaacccaacctaatgtgcatgtgtgaTGTCTGTTGCAAAAACAGACGTTACATGGccagttttcactgtcatgtgaatgtagctttagggTCACGCAATTATTTCCCAGACCTGTTCTTAATATATTTCCACAAGTTCCTTATAGCGTTTTTCACCTGCTCATTCCTCAGAGTGTAGATGAATGGATTGAGGAGAGGGGTGATTATTGTGCTCAGGAGCACAGCCAACTTGTTGAAATCTACACGGGAATTTTTAATAGATCTTAAGCTCATAAATACTGTGCCGACATAGAATATGAACACAACCAAAATATGAGAGGAACAAGTAGTGAATGATTTCCATCTTCCACCTGAAGAAGGTATTTTAATTATCGCaattattatatttaaataaGATACAATAATTAATATAAGTGACCCAAACACAATCAAAGCAGAAAGCAGGAAATTTAATAGATTTAGATATTGGGTGTCTGTACAGGCCAGTTTTAAGAGTTCATCTACGTCACAAAAAAAATGGTTAATTCTGTTGGAGCCACAGAAGCTAATATGGATGACTAGAACAGTTGGGGCTATGGTGTCCACAAAAGCACAGGCCCAAGATCCCAAAGCGAGATAGAGACAGAGTCTGGGGCTCAATACAGTCATGTAACGTAAAGGATTGCATATAGCCATAAACCTGTCAAAAGACATGACTGCTAGAATTAGTATCTCAGTTTCACCCATGAGGAAGTAACTGTAGCATTGTATCATGCAGCCAGAATAACTGATAGTACCGCTTCCATTTGCCAGGAGGGAAAGGAACTTTGGTGTGATTGTGGTGGTTAGCAACACATCTAAGATAGACAAATTAATGAGGAAAAAATACATTGGCGTATGTAAGTGTTTATTTGTAGAAATGATGAAAACGATGAGAAAATTTCCAATTACGGTGATGGCATAAGTGTTCAGTAGAATagaaaaaagtgtcatttgtaagACAGAAGAATAGTGAAACTCCATTAACTGAAACCAATCTGTATTGTTCAATATGACCATATTGTTCATACACAACTGGCAAAATTTGAATATCAAGAACTCAGGAGCATGCACTCAGATTAGAGAGCGCTACAGCCTTGGCTCATACTGGAAGAGATAAAGGTTGACTTTATTAAAAGAAGGGTTAACAAAGTAAGCGACCTAGCACTATAATCAGGGCTTCTGTCCAAAAGACATATGCATTGTactttctccccgtgtttggacAAGTTTcgtccaggtactctggtttccttccttccatcaaagacatactgatagggaatatagattgtgagcactAATTGGGACAGTGAattatgacaatatctgtaaattgCTGTGGAATATTTTGGTGCTATATcagcaaataaataaaattataacgTTGTTCTCAATTACTCAATTTTTACTCTAATACACCAATGAAATGTCACTGTGGTCTAATGATCCTACAGAGAGGCATTGCTAGTAGGGAAATAACAGAAAAAATATAATTGACAGTTTTGTCTAACAAGTTCCCTGTTTTAAATTAAAATCCCTTTGACCATCTTTTATAGTCACATAGTTACATACTTGGGTTGAAAAAAGTTCTAAGTTTTCTGTTCTCCACCTTCAAACCCAAGTTGATCCAGATGAAGGAGAAACCATTTTCTTCGTGGCAGAGACACAATTTCACACAGAATGGAAAATAATCCTTCCTAAGTACTGCTGGTAATCAGACAGATAGCTGAACCCCTGACCACAGAATTTTGCTTCTTCTATATTAGTTGCCTTTCTTGGATGAAAAACTTGTAAAATCTTCCACAGTGTCTCTAAACAGTACAACTAGAAATTCTACTGACCCATTTAAAAGGATGTTATGTACAGGAAATCCCTGACACATTCCAGGTGCAATACCCCTAGTCATAGTGCCTTAGCTGAATAATAATAGTGTACCTCAATAGAGATACCCCCAGAACTAACAGTAGTGTCAAATGGTGTAACAGACTGTAGCAAAATAAATACTATAAGCTTAACCAGTGCCCTCACTGTCTCAAAAAATATCCCTAATGGAAACATTAACCTTCAGTGCTGACCCTAACACAAACATCAAATACTGGGATCCAGGAACTATTCTAAACTGAACAGAAAGCAATCCAGATACAAACGgtgataaaaaacaaacaaacaaaacaaaacaaaaaaatccacaCACACAAGAACAACTAGGCTCATAAACAAAGTCTGGACTAGAGTAACCACTGGAACAAAATACTCATAACATTCTGTTATGGAATTGCTTCTAAATCAATTCTCAAAACTCTAGAAATTGGCAAATAACAAGGAGCAGTAGGACAAGCTACCTAACTCTCCCAATGCTCTGACTGATAGTCTAAGGCTATCCTGACGTCTTCATCATAGTCTGTCACAAGGCTAGATGGTCTTAGCAAGATGAGCTCCTGGGTAATATCACCAGGAGCTAGTGTAAACAATAAGTGCAACTGCAGACTAAAATCAGCCTAGGGAACAACATAATAATCCAAATCAGAATCAGAAGAATATAATATGTCCAAGCCAAGGTCAAGGTCATTGGTTAGGATCTTTTTTGCACACTGTTTAACAGAGTGGAAGAAGTTTGGGATCTGATGCAAGGAGTAAGCATTCTCCTGATAAGGGTGGAGAAATATTCATAGGTGTTTTGGTCTGTGAGAGAGGCCacttacactatgtgatcaaaagtatccagacacctggctgaaaatgacttacaagttcgtggcgccctccatcggtaattgtggaattcaatatggtgttggcccacccttagccttgatgacagcttccactctcgcaggaatacgttcaatcaggtgctggaaggtttcttggggaatggcagcccattctttatggagtgctgcactgaggagaggtatcgatgtaggtcggtgaggcctggcacgaagtcggcgttccaaaacatcccaaaggtgttctataggattcaagtcaggactctgtgcaggccagtccattacagagatgttgtgTAACCACTCCACCACAGGCTGTGCAGTaagaacaggtgctcgatcatgttgaaagatgcaatcgccatccccgaattgctcttcaacaatgggaagcaagaaggtgtttaaaacatcaatgtaggcctgtgctgtgataatgccacacaaaacaacaaggggtacaAGCCCtctccattaccgatggagggcgccacaaacttataagtcattttcagccaggtgtctgtatTTGAAAACCTCCCCCCCAAATTTTCCCTGCATCTAATTAATAGGGAAATACTTATCACAGCCACTTGAAAAGTGAAATATTTGGAGAATGTGGAACAGTTTGAGAGAATAATACCCACAAGTTAATAATGGTGGATGTTATTACATATATAGCCACTTAGTAACTCCTCCACTTTATTGTAAGCCTGCCCAAACAATACTCATTTGAGTTGTGAAAAAGTGATTGATCTGTAACCTATAAAGTGTATTTGTGTATGATGTTCACCTGAATTGAGGAATTGAATTAACCCCTTTCTGTAATATTTGCatatcatcctcctgatgagctaaggTGAAACGCATAGAGGTACATTCTTGAGGAACATTATTTGAAAAATATTACTGTTTCAGTGGGCGACTTTTTTCATTTAAAGTGTGAATTAAGCTCTAAATTTTATCTAAATGAaccagtaaaagttacattttaattacATTACTCTTTCAGTTAAATTTTCATTATTCAAGCCAAGGTCAAGTCTGAGAGTACACAAACAAAGCCAAATCAGTAAGCAAGCAAATATCCAGTAAAACCAAAGTAAGGCCAAAGTAAGAAACCAGGAATAAAGCAAACAAACAGCCAAATACTAAGCACAGGAACCTAGTGAGTAACCTGAGAGCCTTAGTGCAAGCATTCATGATTGGAGAATGGGGCAACACTTTGATGCCTAGACTGTCTGCAGTGAAGTTTCACCTGTTGTCATTCCAACCTATAAACAATGGCTGAGAACAGTGCTGCAGTGAGTAGCATGATGGCTGCAAGAACAATaacagatcttaaaggggttttcccatcatcttgtttcagctttgcctgcagtgtctgtTTCTCAGTTCCCTTTAAGAATCGTAACACAAACTAGAAAAAGTAAGACATAAGATACTAGACTATAACTATCACTTCACTTCATAAAGAGGTTAAGCTATTAGGAAGATGTCCTCAAATTACCCTGAGCCTAGTCAAACTGATAAACTGATCTGTTATTGAACCAAACAATCTAACAGATAGATAATGATAAAACTGCAGATATTTTCAGTTTGTAAAATCAACATTCTACCTCATTTCTTAAGTCACCCTTTATAGATGAGGCATTCTATACTGCAACACCAAAGAGCTTTGTGTTATCTGAAAATACAGAGAAAACCCTGATAATATAGGTTGTACATAATTTCTAAGCAGAATCGGGAGAGTTACAGGGGATGCAGTTGCTACTGGGTCCTTAGGAGGCTACAAAGGTCTCTCTGCCACATACAACATACCCCTATTCTAAATGGAACAAGAttaattacagattttgcatgaaggagaacattcaaactaCGCCTCTAAGCAGGATGGAAAATACTAGTCCCAGTTCAGACTTCTGGGGTagttcacttataatattaggcCAATCTTAATATAACCTGATTGATAGTTCTTTGAGTATGGTCTTTCTTCACTTTCttcagttagggtgcattcacactgagtaaacgctagcttattttgtagagtaaaattacacttgtaaattttgctatcccattgacttcaatgacattttacaggcgtatttttacaggcgtattttttacaggcgta carries:
- the LOC142204693 gene encoding olfactory receptor 6M1-like, with protein sequence MVILNNTDWFQLMEFHYSSVLQMTLFSILLNTYAITVIGNFLIVFIISTNKHLHTPMYFFLINLSILDVLLTTTITPKFLSLLANGSGTISYSGCMIQCYSYFLMGETEILILAVMSFDRFMAICNPLRYMTVLSPRLCLYLALGSWACAFVDTIAPTVLVIHISFCGSNRINHFFCDVDELLKLACTDTQYLNLLNFLLSALIVFGSLILIIVSYLNIIIAIIKIPSSGGRWKSFTTCSSHILVVFIFYVGTVFMSLRSIKNSRVDFNKLAVLLSTIITPLLNPFIYTLRNEQVKNAIRNLWKYIKNRSGK